A region from the Arachis ipaensis cultivar K30076 chromosome B01, Araip1.1, whole genome shotgun sequence genome encodes:
- the LOC107620272 gene encoding vesicle-associated membrane protein 711-like, translating into MGILYAMVARGEVVLSEFSATPTNANAVAKQILNKINNQQGATINCDSNVSFSHDRYVFHVKRTDGLTVLCMADDAFGRRIPFEFLEDIHQRFVKTYARAILSAPAYAMNDEFSRVLSQQMDYYSTDPNADRLNRLKGEMSQVRTVMINNIEKVLERGGRLEVLVEKTSAMNNNTVRFRRQSRRYQNNLWWSNLRLRVTFIMIFFIVIYIVLAFFCHGPLLMSCWR; encoded by the exons ATGGGGATACTATATGCGATGGTGGCGAGGGGGGAGGTGGTTCTGTCGGAGTTCAGCGCCACTCCCACCAATGCAAATGCCGTAGCCAAGCAGATACTCAACAAGATCAACAACCAACAAGGCGCCACCATCAACTGCGACAGCAACGTTTCTTTCTCCCACGATCGCTATGTCTTTCACGTCAAGAGGACCGACGGCCTCACTGTTCTTTGCATGGCCGACGATGCTTTCGGAA GGAGGATCCCGTTTGAATTTCTTGAAGACATTCATCAGAGATTCGTGAAGACATACGCGAGAGCGATTCTGTCAGCTCCGGCGTATGCGATGAACGATGAATTTTCGAGGGTGTTGAGCCAACAGATGGATTATTACTCCACTGACCCTAACGCTGACAGGTTGAACCGTCTCAAAGGTGAAATGTCTCAG GTTCGAACGGTAATGATTAACAACATTGAGAAAGTGTTGGAGAGAGGTGGTAGATTGGAAGTGTTGGTTGAGAAGACATCAGCAATGAACAACAATACTGTTCGTTTCAGAAGACAATCCCGCCGTTACCAGAATAATCTCTGGTGGAGTAATCTTAGGCTCAG GGTTACATTTATTATGATTTTCTTCATCGTCATTTACATTGTACTGGCGTTTTTCTGCCACGGTCCATTGTTGATGTCATGCTGGAGATAA
- the LOC107640392 gene encoding uncharacterized protein LOC107640392 isoform X2, producing the protein MSWLFKSNPPDPEIHSHGGSASAVKDDISLIFRGVANFLAPPPSSSASSSAGDSSSSPPSQALTGIRNDLEEISGSFKNSLSLLSSNRAVTGISKLASQLLQLEPDHKRQGDDDGDGDAVPGTTEEVVRFVKEISTRPDCWTEFPLPFHHDFSMSNSQREHALVIEQLVPEFVALRVNLCSYMNVEKFWMIYFLLILPRLNQHDFELLSTPKIVEARDVLLLKLEEKKDSEAGVCEKQRTASDTNEDGRDGILRETISSEPSEIVTEFTNAEKVLEVDEISSTTENWLEDKDIDVTSLASSHTKLHHEEDVSFSDLDDDKSYSSDRISGHREAQDRRGSSPDGSSDWVQLHEGSSRGGGWHKAIHSKGKDSEDESNDWLTVDEFN; encoded by the exons atgtcTTGGTTGTTCAAGTCCAATCCACCTGATCCTGAAATTCACAGTCACGGCGGAAGCGCCTCCGCCGTCAAGGACGATATCTCCCTTATTTTTCGCGGCGTTGCTAACTTCCTTGCTCCACCGCCGTCTTCCTCTGCCTCCTCTTCCGCCGGTGATTCCTCGTCTTCGCCACCGTCGCAGGCTCTCACCGGAATCCGGAACGACCTGGAGGAGATCAGCGGTAGCTTCAAGAACTCTCTATCGCTTCTCTCGTCCAACAGAGCCGTCACGGGGATCTCCAAACTCGCCTCTCAGCTGTTGCAGCTGGAGCCCGACCACAAACGGCAAGGTGACGATGACGGCGACGGCGATGCGGTGCCTGGTACGACGGAGGAGGTTGTTCGTTTCGTCAAGGAAATTTCCACGCGACCTGATTGTTGGACTGAATTCCCCTTGCCATTCCATCACG ATTTCAGCATGTCCAATTCTCAGAGAGAACATGCTTTGGTTATAGAACAGTTGGTGCCTGAATTTGTTGCACTTAGAGTGAACCTCTGCAGTTACATGAATGTGGAAAAGTTTTGGATGATCTATTTTTTGTTAATACTTCCGAGATTAAACCAGCATGATTTTGAGCTCCTAtcaacccccaag ATTGTTGAAGCAAGAGATGTCCTATTGCTGAAACTTGAAGAGAAGAAAGATTCGGAGGCTGGAGTGTGTGAAAAACAAAGGACTGCATCAGATACAAATGAAGATGGTAGGGATGGCATTCTAAGAGAGACTATTTCATCTGAGCCAAGTGAGATAGTGACCGAGTTTACAAATGCAGAAAAGGTTTTAGAAGTTGATGAGATCAGTAGTACTACTGAAAACTGGTTGGAAGACAAAGACATCGATGTTACTTCGTTGGCTTCTTCTCATACAAAACTTCATCATGAAGAAGATGTCTCGTTCAGTGACCTAGACGATGATAAAAGTTATAGCTCTGATAGAATATCAGGGCATAGGGAGGCACAAGATAGAAGGGGTTCATCCCCTGATGGTTCAAGTGACTGGGTTCAGCTGCATGAAGGTTCTTCGAGAGGTGGTGGCTGGCACAAGGCCATTCATTCAAAAGGTAAGGATTCGGAAGATGAATCAAACGATTGGCTCACTGTTGATGAGTTCAATTAG
- the LOC107640392 gene encoding uncharacterized protein LOC107640392 isoform X1: protein MSWLFKSNPPDPEIHSHGGSASAVKDDISLIFRGVANFLAPPPSSSASSSAGDSSSSPPSQALTGIRNDLEEISGSFKNSLSLLSSNRAVTGISKLASQLLQLEPDHKRQGDDDGDGDAVPGTTEEVVRFVKEISTRPDCWTEFPLPFHHADFSMSNSQREHALVIEQLVPEFVALRVNLCSYMNVEKFWMIYFLLILPRLNQHDFELLSTPKIVEARDVLLLKLEEKKDSEAGVCEKQRTASDTNEDGRDGILRETISSEPSEIVTEFTNAEKVLEVDEISSTTENWLEDKDIDVTSLASSHTKLHHEEDVSFSDLDDDKSYSSDRISGHREAQDRRGSSPDGSSDWVQLHEGSSRGGGWHKAIHSKGKDSEDESNDWLTVDEFN from the exons atgtcTTGGTTGTTCAAGTCCAATCCACCTGATCCTGAAATTCACAGTCACGGCGGAAGCGCCTCCGCCGTCAAGGACGATATCTCCCTTATTTTTCGCGGCGTTGCTAACTTCCTTGCTCCACCGCCGTCTTCCTCTGCCTCCTCTTCCGCCGGTGATTCCTCGTCTTCGCCACCGTCGCAGGCTCTCACCGGAATCCGGAACGACCTGGAGGAGATCAGCGGTAGCTTCAAGAACTCTCTATCGCTTCTCTCGTCCAACAGAGCCGTCACGGGGATCTCCAAACTCGCCTCTCAGCTGTTGCAGCTGGAGCCCGACCACAAACGGCAAGGTGACGATGACGGCGACGGCGATGCGGTGCCTGGTACGACGGAGGAGGTTGTTCGTTTCGTCAAGGAAATTTCCACGCGACCTGATTGTTGGACTGAATTCCCCTTGCCATTCCATCACG CAGATTTCAGCATGTCCAATTCTCAGAGAGAACATGCTTTGGTTATAGAACAGTTGGTGCCTGAATTTGTTGCACTTAGAGTGAACCTCTGCAGTTACATGAATGTGGAAAAGTTTTGGATGATCTATTTTTTGTTAATACTTCCGAGATTAAACCAGCATGATTTTGAGCTCCTAtcaacccccaag ATTGTTGAAGCAAGAGATGTCCTATTGCTGAAACTTGAAGAGAAGAAAGATTCGGAGGCTGGAGTGTGTGAAAAACAAAGGACTGCATCAGATACAAATGAAGATGGTAGGGATGGCATTCTAAGAGAGACTATTTCATCTGAGCCAAGTGAGATAGTGACCGAGTTTACAAATGCAGAAAAGGTTTTAGAAGTTGATGAGATCAGTAGTACTACTGAAAACTGGTTGGAAGACAAAGACATCGATGTTACTTCGTTGGCTTCTTCTCATACAAAACTTCATCATGAAGAAGATGTCTCGTTCAGTGACCTAGACGATGATAAAAGTTATAGCTCTGATAGAATATCAGGGCATAGGGAGGCACAAGATAGAAGGGGTTCATCCCCTGATGGTTCAAGTGACTGGGTTCAGCTGCATGAAGGTTCTTCGAGAGGTGGTGGCTGGCACAAGGCCATTCATTCAAAAGGTAAGGATTCGGAAGATGAATCAAACGATTGGCTCACTGTTGATGAGTTCAATTAG